The Methanohalophilus portucalensis genome window below encodes:
- a CDS encoding ABC transporter ATP-binding protein → MLKIRELQFDYKKREVLKEIEFDLNPGEVLTILGPNGVGKTTLLRCINTILAPKSGNIIVEGENVLELPRIEIAKRLGYVPQNTEPSRLTAFDAILLGRKPHIEWGMKEKDMKITRQVISDMGMEELALRYIDEMSGGELQKVSLARALVQQPRILLLDEPTSSLDLKNQLGILNTVVEVARKEHVSAVITMHDINLAIRYSDRYVLIKDGEVFAHGKEEVITPENIEAVYGVKVTIGEVNGYRVIVPVE, encoded by the coding sequence ATGCTAAAAATAAGAGAACTTCAGTTTGACTATAAAAAAAGAGAAGTACTCAAGGAAATTGAATTTGACCTCAACCCCGGAGAAGTACTGACAATTCTGGGACCTAATGGTGTAGGGAAAACCACATTGCTTCGCTGTATCAACACAATTCTTGCTCCAAAATCCGGAAATATAATTGTAGAAGGGGAAAATGTTCTGGAACTTCCCCGAATAGAAATCGCAAAAAGGCTCGGCTATGTTCCCCAGAATACAGAACCCAGTCGTCTGACAGCATTTGATGCGATATTACTGGGGAGGAAACCTCACATCGAATGGGGTATGAAAGAAAAAGACATGAAAATTACCCGTCAGGTAATATCGGATATGGGGATGGAAGAGCTTGCATTGCGCTACATTGATGAGATGAGCGGTGGTGAATTGCAAAAAGTAAGCCTTGCCCGTGCATTGGTGCAACAGCCCCGAATACTCCTGCTGGATGAACCCACAAGCAGCCTGGACCTGAAAAACCAGCTGGGTATCCTGAATACTGTTGTAGAAGTTGCCAGGAAAGAACACGTTTCAGCAGTAATAACAATGCATGATATAAATCTGGCAATTAGATATTCCGATCGTTATGTCCTTATTAAAGATGGGGAAGTTTTTGCACACGGAAAGGAAGAAGTAATCACACCCGAAAATATAGAAGCGGTGTATGGGGTCAAAGTGACTATTGGAGAAGTCAATGGCTACAGGGTAATTGTGCCTGTAGAATGA
- a CDS encoding FecCD family ABC transporter permease has translation MEYYCKKYEDEVGTLPEKYRSYIGRKVSFILISILLTGGIFLYSLSVGNADLTIFEITRTILGMPTELTHSKSIIWNLRIPRAIAAIIAGVALSISGVVLQSILRNPLGSPYTLGISHAAAFGATLSILAGTRNWLPIVDLPYMTTISAFAFSLISTLTILAIAKYKNATPEVLILVGVALSSLLTAATMLLQFFADDSELPEIVFWTFGDLGRAYWESIYIMGFITLISSAYFLYNRWNYNAIDAGDEVARGLGVNVDRVRLTGMLVASLATAAAVSFLGIIGFVGLVCPHIARRFVGDDQRFLIPSACIVGAVLLLASDVAARLIIAPYVLPVGIITAFMGAPLFLYLLIRGYSH, from the coding sequence ATGGAATATTACTGCAAAAAATATGAGGATGAAGTGGGGACACTTCCTGAAAAGTACAGAAGTTACATTGGCAGGAAGGTCTCCTTTATTCTCATTTCAATATTGTTGACCGGAGGAATATTCCTGTATTCCCTTTCAGTAGGGAATGCCGACCTTACAATCTTTGAAATAACCCGAACGATACTTGGAATGCCAACTGAATTAACACATTCCAAATCAATTATCTGGAATCTGAGAATACCCCGTGCTATTGCTGCAATAATTGCAGGTGTCGCCCTTTCGATATCAGGGGTCGTCTTACAATCCATTCTGCGCAACCCTCTTGGATCACCCTACACACTGGGAATTTCCCATGCAGCAGCTTTTGGAGCCACCCTTTCAATCCTGGCAGGTACACGCAACTGGCTGCCTATAGTTGACCTTCCTTATATGACAACAATTTCAGCTTTTGCCTTTTCCCTGATATCAACTTTAACAATCCTGGCAATTGCAAAATACAAAAATGCAACACCGGAAGTGCTTATACTTGTTGGAGTGGCATTGAGTTCATTACTTACGGCTGCCACTATGTTGTTACAGTTTTTTGCAGATGACTCGGAACTACCGGAAATCGTTTTCTGGACCTTCGGGGACCTTGGAAGGGCTTACTGGGAAAGTATCTACATAATGGGATTTATCACACTGATATCTTCAGCCTATTTTCTCTATAATCGCTGGAACTATAATGCGATTGATGCAGGAGATGAGGTCGCCAGGGGACTGGGAGTGAATGTTGACAGAGTGCGCCTGACAGGTATGCTTGTGGCATCACTGGCAACTGCAGCAGCTGTGTCTTTTCTTGGAATAATAGGATTTGTCGGACTGGTGTGCCCGCATATCGCCCGCCGGTTTGTAGGAGATGACCAGCGCTTCCTGATACCTTCTGCCTGTATTGTAGGCGCAGTTCTTCTGCTTGCTTCTGACGTTGCAGCACGCCTGATAATTGCACCCTATGTACTCCCTGTAGGAATAATTACTGCATTCATGGGAGCACCGTTGTTCCTGTATCTGCTTATTCGGGGGTATAGCCACTAA
- a CDS encoding ABC transporter substrate-binding protein, giving the protein MDSSETQNKGNEENNRALTITDSYGREVVIPDKIDHTICVGPGALRYLCYLEEQDTVVGVEDIEQWKESIESPQRPYRIANPQFGDSEKYPYIGAFRGKYDAESILTLNPAPDVIFYTYSNAEDADKLSSDVGIPVVGLNYGNTGDENMKQSLQIMGKVMDREQRANEVITFFEEEITELNERTKEKETPTAYIAGISYRGSHGILSTQPDYPPFEYVNVNNVASGVSKTGDWEGYQVGDDALFNWDSNPGIDYIFIDLATHEFSENGNTHTNEKYGIDSFATGGVYAELEAAKNDEIYGVMPYNWYTTNHGNVLADAWYVGKVVYPSEFQDVNPQEKANEIYSFLYAESSVNEDIYETMTDNFGHEFGQISFE; this is encoded by the coding sequence ATGGATTCCTCAGAAACACAAAATAAAGGAAATGAGGAAAATAATAGAGCGTTAACCATAACAGATTCTTATGGAAGAGAAGTAGTAATTCCCGACAAAATCGACCATACTATTTGTGTGGGACCTGGAGCATTACGATACCTCTGTTATCTTGAGGAACAGGACACAGTTGTCGGAGTTGAAGATATAGAACAATGGAAAGAATCCATCGAATCGCCTCAAAGACCATACAGGATCGCAAACCCCCAATTCGGAGATTCTGAAAAATATCCCTATATTGGCGCATTCAGGGGTAAATATGATGCAGAATCCATTCTGACTCTTAACCCGGCTCCTGATGTTATATTCTATACATATTCCAATGCTGAGGATGCGGATAAATTATCTTCTGATGTCGGAATACCGGTAGTTGGTCTGAATTATGGCAATACCGGAGATGAAAACATGAAGCAATCCCTCCAGATTATGGGCAAGGTAATGGACAGGGAACAAAGAGCCAACGAAGTAATAACTTTCTTTGAAGAAGAAATTACAGAACTCAATGAAAGAACTAAGGAAAAAGAAACTCCCACTGCATACATAGCAGGAATTAGTTACCGGGGCTCACACGGCATTCTTTCCACACAGCCGGACTATCCACCTTTTGAATATGTTAATGTCAACAATGTAGCTTCCGGCGTTTCAAAAACCGGGGATTGGGAAGGCTATCAGGTAGGAGATGATGCCCTTTTTAACTGGGATTCAAATCCAGGTATCGATTATATTTTCATTGATCTGGCTACCCATGAATTTTCGGAGAATGGGAACACCCATACAAACGAAAAGTACGGTATTGATTCTTTTGCAACCGGCGGGGTTTATGCTGAACTGGAGGCGGCGAAAAATGATGAAATTTATGGAGTCATGCCTTACAACTGGTACACAACAAACCATGGAAATGTACTTGCAGATGCATGGTATGTAGGAAAAGTTGTCTATCCTTCAGAATTCCAGGACGTAAATCCACAGGAAAAAGCAAATGAGATATATTCATTCCTCTATGCCGAATCGTCTGTAAATGAGGATATCTACGAAACTATGACCGACAATTTCGGCCATGAGTTTGGACAGATTTCATTTGAATAA